A genomic stretch from Neodiprion fabricii isolate iyNeoFabr1 chromosome 3, iyNeoFabr1.1, whole genome shotgun sequence includes:
- the LOC124178909 gene encoding uncharacterized protein LOC124178909 — protein MASTTSSSTGIQSENIPQWKKDLIQRRRQQSKVLASNGASVKLCTAVIGSAGGAESFDNGLTSVLSGQHECVVVGGGGGAAGCKSAQRTSGAAAAIDSHCVGVFAPHQQLFHSAVTSAADGGSSNHQNQQQHHHHRQRHTVAGNMRLDTDALCSDADYDLNAVSDKMVDNKSESRDIAGKLKSSKSADMELSKFTNDGTASEDGESDSSEELQYGPGIVNRLKSKYLNLTLREMNKSRPSVQNFRRAASLEDLLDCDDDVTAEKSQRKYTKRNAVPGVLAKSERYRNADRGNDSMKRARSVETLLRYNSVSDDFTPHIVPSRFTAGVAKKHHEPNDHIILIDRTSVKIESKLGDPDRPKPLNKPRRVKLVVDETERPPPDLVKTTMRIFEGSTKKLKPKGEVAAKVATFKTINDTFKAQNQKKIVIPKPPLQPKPFANGVSNKLPPSSPKKSFTVPAVPTVERLEHPDSNFHNEGVITEPIVQSVSSVVSKFQQIEKLRSPSASPEPLCKFKFSPAASPEPPFLAKSKIKSPPSTPEPRPRIISPGKSSSPLSPKKDIIQDQNNFANSSVASSELEISKPVSDPSRAGAETSGEQRMEIPRPVSPVESLGERRDEREEGEEVVDGGKSISKTALENIAKAGTTMQFSFNDRPESSCGKNYLPGCARRSVNEAPFNKTDDTQDGTAIPGVVVRTPPPVPDRSKAVEIPVTKSEDKVEPTANGEATEGKDGAGVVAEKTVNRVQDVARSYQGDGKPIGAISSLGLLKSNVATSTTSTTSYPQCNEAKMIKTQKTESSSPPQKQIGIIRPLVSTKTQVPQQNLSNREIEKNLINRAKSIEQPTKVVVSLKSAEEIQPVKKTNSNSGGGGVGGNGGNGGNGGGGGLWDTKPWNDQNNTMVFNFINREEVPDYIENDGLRVKRKRVKPKAGEGGIIVLDATLDASTTDDAEWEMTGGPPSPCNVSFLNDNILINGRSNLSKQPRNHKHRIQFDDTATRTFEYPSEASMLVGESSKIASDSSIDRSDSTRDAVDNRPPSVSPTPGVPSVLGGGGLASYTPSKVDLASEGFELGVTRASPSSTASRVEQPESLGEVDYLKPAQDAGAWGSETTADLLF, from the exons ATGGCCTCCACAACAAGCTCGTCGACGGGTATCCAGTCGGAGAATATTCCCCAATGGAAAAAGGACCTGATACAGCGTAGACGTCAGCAGAGCAAGGTATTGGCGAGCAACGGAGCCAGCGTGAAACTTTGCACGGCCGTAATCGGCTCCGCGGGAGGGGCCGAGAGTTTTGATAACGGTTTGACGAGCGTTCTTTCGGGGCAGCACGAATGTGTAGTAGtaggtggtggtggtggtgcagCAGGCTGCAAGTCGGCGCAGCGAACGAGCGGCGCGGCCGCCGCGATCGACTCGCATTGCGTCGGTGTTTTCGCTCCTCACCAGCAACTGTTTCACTCGGCGGTAACTAGCGCCGCCGACGGCGGATCGTCGAACCATCAAAACCAGCAGCAGCACCATCATCATCGCCAGCGACACACAGTCGCGGGCAACATGCGCCTTGATACGGACGCGTTGTGTTCCGACGCGGATTATGATTTGAACGCGGTTAGCGATAAAATGGTCGACAACAAATCCGAGTCAAGAGACATCGCGGGCAAGTTGAAGTCCAGCAAGTCCGCAGACATGGAGCTGTCAAAGTTCACAAACGACGGAACGGCCAGCGAGGACGGGGAGAGCGACAGTTCCGAGGAGCTGCAGTACGGACCGGGGATCGTGAACAGGTTGAAAAGCAAGTACCTTAACCTCACCCTCAGGGAGATGAACAAGAGCAGACCGTCGGTGCAGAATTTTCGCCGGGCCGCCAGTCTCGAGGATCTGCTCGACTGCGACGACGACGTTACCGCCGAAAAGTCCCAGAGGAAATACACAAAGAGGAACGCCGTGCCCGGTGTTTTGGCCAAGAGCGAACGGTACAGGAACGCCGATCGAGGCAACGACTCGATGAAGAGGGCTCGCAGCGTCGAGACTCTCCTCAGATACAATTCCGTGTCGGACGATTTTACCCCGCACATTGTTCCGAGTCGGTTCACCGCCGGCGTTGCGAAGAAGCACCACGAGCCGAATGATCACATAATTCTGATCGACCGAACCTCCGTGAAGATCGAAAGCAAGCTCGGAGATCCGGACAGACCGAAGCCGCTCAACAAGCCTCGGAGGGTGAAACTCGTCGTCGACGAGACCGAACGGCCCCCTCCAGATCTAGTCAAAACCACAATGCGGATATTCGAAGGGTCGACGAAGAAGCTGAAACCCAAGGGCGAGGTCGCGGCCAAGGTCGCTACCTTCAAGACGATCAACGACACTTTCAAGGCCCAGAACCAGAAGAAGATTGTCATACCGAAACCCCCGCTGCAGCCGAAACCGTTTGCGAACGGTGTCAGCAACAAGCTGCCGCCTAGCTCGCCGAAGAAAAGCTTCACCGTCCCCGCTGTGCCGACCGTAGAGAGACTCGAACATCCCGATAGTAACTTCCACAACGAAGGCGTTATCACCGAGCCCATTGTTCAGTCGGTTTCCTCCGTCGTCAGCAAGTTTCAACAGATAGAAAAACTCCGCTCCCCATCAGCGTCGCCGGAGCCGCTCTGCAAGTTCAAATTCTCACCGGCGGCGAGTCCCGAGCCCCCCTTTCTcgcaaaatcgaaaataaaatcgccACCCTCGACGCCGGAGCCCCGACCGAGAATAATATCCCCGGGAAAATCGTCCTCCCCGTTGTCTCCGAAGAAGGATATCATCCAAGATCAGAATAATTTCGCCAATTCCTCCGTAGCCTCCTCGGAGTTGGAAATTTCGAAACCGGTGTCGGATCCCTCGAGAGCCGGGGCAGAAACGTCCGGTGAGCAGAGAATGGAAATTCCGCGGCCCGTTTCACCGGTCGAGAGCCTCGGCGAGCGGCGGGATGAGAGGGAGGAGGGAGAGGAGGTCGTCGATGGAGGTAAAAGCATTTCGAAAACAGCTTTGGAAAACATCGCGAAAGCCGGGACGACGATGCAGTTTAGCTTCAACGACCGGCCCGAATCGAGTTGCGGGAAAAATTACCTACCTGGTTGTGCCCGGAGATCCGTTAACGAAGCCCCCTTCAATAAGACTGACGACACTCAAGACGGAACCGCGATTCCCGGCGTGGTCGTAAGGACGCCTCCGCCGGTTCCTGACAGGAGCAAAGCCGTCGAAATCCCGGTGACCAAGTCAGAGGACAAGGTCGAACCGACGGCGAACGGCGAAGCGACGGAGGGCAAGGACGGAGCGGGCGTCGTCGCCGAGAAGACCGTCAACCGCGTCCAGGATGTGGCCAGGAGTTACCAGGGTGACGGAAAGCCGATCGGGGCGATATCCAGCCTCGGATTGCTCAAGTCAAACGTCGCGACGAGCACGACGAGCACGACGTCATACCCGCAATGCAACGAAGCGAAAATGATAAAGACGCAAAAGACTGAGAGCTCCTCTCCGCCCCAGAAACAAATCGGTATAATCAGACCGTTGGTATCGACGAAGACGCAGGTGCCGCAACAGAATCTCAGCAACAGAGAGATCGAAAAGAACCTGATCAACAGGGCGAAGAGCATCGAACAGCCGACCAAAGTTGTCGTCAGTTTAAAGAGTGCCGAGGAAATTCAACCAGTGAAGAAAACTAACTCCAACAGTGGTGGTGGAGGTGTCGGTGGCAATGGTGGTAATGGTGGtaatggtggtggtggtggactGTGGGATACCAAGCCCTGGAACGATCAGAACAACACGATGgtatttaatttcatcaatCGCGAAGAGGTGCCGGATTACATTGAGAACGACGGGCTGAGGGTTAAGAGAAAACGCGTCAAGCCAAAG GCTGGCGAAGGAGGCATTATAGTCTTGGACGCCACGTTGGATGCATCGACGACCGACGACGCCGAATGGGAAATGACTGGAGGACCGCCGTCGCCCTGCAACGTTAGTTTCCTCAATGACAATATCCTCATCAATGGCAGGAGCAACTTGTCGAAACAACCTCGCAACCACAAG catCGCATTCAATTTGACGATACGGCGACACGAACTTTTGAATATCCAAGCGAGGCGTCGATGCTCGTAGGGGAGAGTAGTAAAATTGCATCAGATTCTTCGATTGACCGATCAGATTCTACCAGAGATGCTGTAGATAACCGACCACCGTCAGTCAGCCCAACGCCGGGCGTTCCATCTGTTTTag GTGGAGGTGGTTTAGCCAGTTACACTCCGAGCAAAGTAGACCTGGCCTCGGAAGGATTTGAACTTGGGGTCACCAGGGCATCGCCATCCTCGACCGCTTCGCGCGTTGAACAACCCGAAAGTTTGGGGGAAGTCGACTACTTGAAACCAGCCCAAGACGCCGGTGCATGGGGATCCGAAACGACGGCAGATTTGCTGTTTTAA
- the LOC124178728 gene encoding uncharacterized protein LOC124178728: MAEHNSKNENDDMLEIKVEPAVQSYTEVEHGYAEFENSNLIPSTADVGALNLWTSKATSCLITQYKKYRSMVGQTTRMKSLREMFEMVSLEMQKYGFYFSAQKCENKWRVLERKYKNLVYREKLKKPGRMRHYGHWEHKIALDEIFNERKRKMYLDDNDYSPPGASNKFTLILPKPGGDSCNNTVEANQSQPVEDPLAGATVNSQSAKESDESEDLRTCLTVMFEKFLARMDKNFITQQQNKERRHKEKMAIRQSELELQKKLFKLKEQKMALKKSQLLAAAQHVHLNME; the protein is encoded by the exons ATGGCCGAACATAATTCAAAAAACG AAAATGACGATATGCTGGAAATAAAAGTGGAACCTGCCGTTCAGTCGTATACAGAGGTAGAACATGGATACGCGGAATTTGAGAATTCAAATCTTATTCCATCGACGGCTGATGTAGGCGCGCTGAACTTGTGGACGAGCAAAGCGACTAGCTGCCTGATTACCCAGTACAAAAAGTACCGCTCTATGGTTGGTCAGACAACACGAATGAAGAGTCTGAGGGAAATGTTTGAGATGGTATCGTTGGAGATGCAGAAGTATGGCTTCTATTTCAGCGCCCAAAAGTGTGAAAACAAATGGCGAGTATTGGAACGGAAGTACAAGAATCTAGTTTACcgtgaaaagttgaaaaagcCTGGGAGAATGAGGCACTATGGACACTGGGAGCATAAGATAGCCTTGGATGAAATATTCAATGAAAGGAAACGAAAGATGTACTTAGATGACAATGATTATTCACCGCCTGGTGCCTCGAATAAGTTCACGTTAATCTTGCCAAAACCAGGCGGAGATAGCTGCAACAATACAGTTGAGGCCAATCAATCTCAACCCGTCGAAGATCCGCTGGCTGGAGCAACAGTAAATTCTCAAAGTGCCAAGGAATCTGATGAATCTGAAGACCTCCGGACCTGTTTAACCGTAatgtttgaaaagtttttagcaAGGATGGACAAAAACTTTATCACTCAACAGCAGAATAAAGAGAGAAGACACAAGGAGAAAATGGCAATTCGACAAAGCGAATTGGAGCTACAAAAGAAACTGTTCAAATTAAAGGAACAGAAAATGGCTCTAAAGAAAAGTCAACTGTTAGCTGCAGCTCAACATGTCCATCTAAATATGGAATGA
- the LOC124178914 gene encoding mediator of RNA polymerase II transcription subunit 22, translated as MSAQRALPQSKEALLKSYTTRLKDDVKSMLENFEEIVKLAKGENDTQLSRMTQCEQDTYEMHVRAANIVRAGESLMKLVSDIKQYLILNDFPSVNDAITQNSKLFRTKQAECDQKLASLRDDMAADLYDLEEEYYTSIYK; from the exons ATGTCGGCCCAGCGAGCTCTGCCTCAAAGCAAAGAGGCATTATTGAAATCTTATACAACAAGACTGAAAGACGATGTCAAATCGATGTTGGAAAACTTCGAAG aaatagTTAAACTGGCGAAAGGTGAAAATGATACCCAACTATCACGCATGACACAGTGTGAACAGGATACATACGAAATGCACGTCAGAGCGGCAAACATTGTTCGTGCTGGAGAATCTTTAATGAAGCTCGTATCTGACATAAagcaatatttaattttaaatgattttccATCTGTCAATGATGCGATTACACAGAAtagtaaattatttcgaactaAACAGGCTGAATGTGATCAAAAACTTGCTTCTTTAAGAGATGATATGGCTGCCGATCTATATGACTTGGAAGAAGAATATTACACGTCGATTTATAAGTGA